A stretch of the Nicotiana tabacum cultivar K326 chromosome 6, ASM71507v2, whole genome shotgun sequence genome encodes the following:
- the LOC107815229 gene encoding coronatine-insensitive protein 1 encodes MEERNVNPAVIYDTVWVCVIPYVQDSRDRDAVSLVCRRWHEIDAITRQRITMALCYAAKPEQLSRRFPQLESLKLKGKPRASMFNLIPEDWGGYATPWVHEISRSFARLKALHFRRMIVSDSDLELLAHTRGKLFQSLKLDKCSGFSTDGLLTVCRSCRSLKTLFLEESTIVENDGEWIHELALNNTVLENLNFYQTYLGRVNAEDLELIAKNCPSLVSVKISECDISNLIGFFKAAVALEEFGGGSFSEPTEPAAENGYNEQFGRYSAVSFPQRLCHLGPTYLGINEMHIFFPIASRLKKLDLLYAFLDTEAHCFLLQKCPNLEILEARNVVGDRGMEVLAQFCKRLKRLRIERGADEQEMEDEEGAVTQRGLIALAQGCIELEYMAVYVSDITNEALENIGTNLKNLCDFRLVLLDREVTITELPLDNGVRSLLRGCQRLKRFALYLRSGGLTDVGLKYIGQNSQNVRWMLLGYVGESDEGLMEFLRGCPSLQKLEMRGCRFTERALAYAALQLKSLRYLWIQGFSPSSSGWDLLMMARPFWNIELIPARRVITSAGIAEHPAHILAYYSLAGRRTDFPDTVWPLDP; translated from the exons ATGGAGGAGCGGAACGTGAATCCAGCGGTGATATACGATACCGTATGGGTGTGCGTGATACCGTACGTACAGGACTCGCGTGACAGGGATGCGGTGTCGTTGGTATGCAGGAGGTGGCACGAGATCGACGCCATCACTCGGCAGCGCATAACTATGGCTTTGTGTTATGCAGCGAAGCCGGAGCAGCTTTCTAGAAGGTTCCCTCAACTGGAGTCACTCAAGCTCAAAGGGAAGCCACGCGCTTCTATGTTTAATTTGATTCCTGAGGATTGGGGAGGATATGCTACGCCTTGGGTTCACGAGATTAGTAGGTCCTTTGCTCGGTTAAAGGCGCTTCACTTCCGCCGTATGATTGTTAGCGATTCGGATCTCGAACTCCTCGCGCATACGCGTGGTAAACTATTTCAGTCTCTCAAACTGGATAAGTGTTCTGGATTTTCTACGGATGGTCTTCTCACTGTTTGTCGTTCCTGCAG GAGTTTAAAAACATTGTTTCTGGAAGAGAGTACTATAGTTGAGAATGATGGAGAATGGATACATGAACTAGCCTTGAACAATACAGTTCTTGAAAATCTGAACTTTTACCAGACTTATCTTGGCAGAGTGAATGCTGAAGACCTTGAACTGATAGCAAAAAACTGTCCCTCTCTTGTCTCGGTAAAAATTAGTGAATGTGATATTTCAAATCTTATTGGTTTCTTCAAAGCTGCAGTTGCATTGGAGGAATTTGGTGGGGGTTCATTTAGTGAGCCAACAGAACCTGCTGCTGAGAATGGCTATAACGAGCAATTCGGAAGATATTCCGCTGTATCATTTCCTCAAAGGTTATGCCACTTGGGTCCGACGTACTTAGGAATAAATGAAATGCACATTTTCTTTCCTATTGCTTCTCGTTTGAAGAAATTGGATCTTCTTTATGCATTTCTTGACACGGAAGCCCATTGTTTCTTACTGCAAAAGTGTCCCAACTTGGAAATACTTGAG GCAAGGAATGTTGTTGGGGATAGAGGAATGGAAGTGCTTGCCCAGTTTTGCAAGAGATTAAAGAGACTCAGGATTGAGCGAGGAGCAGATGAACAGGAAATGGAGGACGAAGAAGGTGCAGTGACACAGAGAGGATTGATTGCTTTGGCCCAAGGGTGCATTGAACTAGAATACATGGCTGTTTATGTATCTGATATTACTAATGAAGCATTGGAAAATATTGGCACAAATCTGAAAAATCTGTGTGATTTTCGGTTGGTTCTACTCGATCGTGAAGTAACAATAACAGAACTGCCGCTTGATAATGGTGTCCGCTCTTTACTAAGAGGTTGCCAAAGGCTTAAAAGATTTGCTCTCTATCTCAGGTCTGGGGGTCTCACAGATGTGGGTCTCAAATATATCGGTCAAAACAGCCAAAATGTGAGATGGATGCTTCTGGGATATGTTGGGGAATCTGATGAAGGACTTATGGAGTTTTTGAGGGGATGTCCTAGCCTGCAAAAGCTTGAAATGAGAGGCTGTCGTTTTACCGAACGTGCATTGGCTTATGCTGCTCTGCAGCTGAAATCGCTAAGGTACTTGTGGATCCAAGGATTCAGTCCATCTTCGAGTGGTTGGGATCTCTTGATGATGGCACGCCCATTCTGGAATATTGAGTTGATACCTGCAAGACGTGTGATTACCAGTGCAGGAATTGCTGAGCATCCAGCTCATATACTTGCCTATTATTCCCTTGCAGGCCGAAGAACAGATTTTCCAGATACTGTTTGGCCTTTGGACCCATAG